Below is a genomic region from Gemmatimonadota bacterium.
ATCCCTGCTCTTCGTTCATTGCTCTGTCCTCTCCCATCCGGACCGGTCCCCCGCCTACAGCCGTCGCTCGATGGCTCGGACCATCCGGTCGATTTCCTCCCGGCTGTTGTAGAAGTGGGTGGAAATCCGGAACACGGGCACGTCGTTGACGTGAAAGGCCGTGGTCTCGATCTGCTCGTCGTCCCACAGTTCCTGGCGGATCTTCTGGATGTCGGCGCCCTCGATGGTGAAGGTCGTGATGAACCCGGACATCTCGGGGTCCCGCGGGGTAAGGAAGCGCACGCCCCGGATGCGGCCGAGGCGTTCCCGCATGTAATCCACCAGGCCCCGGCAGTAGGTCCGGATGTGGTCCCAGCCGATCTCCTGCTGGAAGTCGAGGGCCGTGCCCAGCCCGATGAAGGGCGTCTGGTCCCGGGTGCCCATCATGTCGAACCGGCTGGCGTTGGGGTTTGGGTGGGCGCTGGAGCCCAGGATGAGCGGCTCTACCCGGTCGTGGGCGTCGTCCGATACGAAAAGCATGCCCGTGCCCTTGGGAGAAAGCGTCCACTTGTGGAGGCTGGACGCGTAGAAATGGGGATTCCATTCGTCCAGGTACAGGGGTACCATGCTCACGGCGTGGGCGCCGTCCACGACCACCCAGACGCCGCGGTCCCGACCGATTTCGGTCAGCTCCTTCACGGGGGTCACCATCCCCGTGGACCAGTACACGTGGCCGAAGACCATGGCCGCCGTTTTTTCGTTCAGTCCGCTCTCGAACACGTCGATGATCTGCTGCTTATCGGTGATCTCCATGGGGAGATGCACCCTGTGGACGGTCATGCCGTGCCGATCGGCCACGTAGTCGAAGCAGGCGTTCACCGCCCCATATTCCTGGTCGGTCATCAGAATCTCGCCGCCCACCTTCCAGGTCACGCCCTGGGCGAAGACGCTGAGCGCCATGGTGGTGTTCTGGACCAGCGCGATACGCTCCGACCGCGTGCCGACGAATTTCGCCAGTTTCTCTCTCGATTCCTCGACGATCGGCCAGTACTTTTGCTGGTGCTTCAACGGGTCGCTGTCGAAGGCCCGGATGGCCTCGGTCACGCGGTCCACCACAGGCTTGGGCGACGGACCGACCGAGCCGCCCTGCAGAAAGGCGATATCGGGTTCCAGGTAAAACTGGTCGCGGCGGATCCCTTTCCAAAATGCTTCGTCCGGAGGGGGCAGCGTGTCGGTCTGGACCGGGCCTTTCACATCGCTCATTCGGGTTCTCCCGTTTCTGTTACTGGTGCAACGGCAACCTACAGGAAGGTCTGTGCGACTTTGCGTAACGCCGGGATCAAC
It encodes:
- a CDS encoding aminotransferase class V-fold PLP-dependent enzyme, which produces MSDVKGPVQTDTLPPPDEAFWKGIRRDQFYLEPDIAFLQGGSVGPSPKPVVDRVTEAIRAFDSDPLKHQQKYWPIVEESREKLAKFVGTRSERIALVQNTTMALSVFAQGVTWKVGGEILMTDQEYGAVNACFDYVADRHGMTVHRVHLPMEITDKQQIIDVFESGLNEKTAAMVFGHVYWSTGMVTPVKELTEIGRDRGVWVVVDGAHAVSMVPLYLDEWNPHFYASSLHKWTLSPKGTGMLFVSDDAHDRVEPLILGSSAHPNPNASRFDMMGTRDQTPFIGLGTALDFQQEIGWDHIRTYCRGLVDYMRERLGRIRGVRFLTPRDPEMSGFITTFTIEGADIQKIRQELWDDEQIETTAFHVNDVPVFRISTHFYNSREEIDRMVRAIERRL